From the genome of Actinacidiphila yeochonensis CN732, one region includes:
- a CDS encoding type III secretion system chaperone family protein: protein MSIDPSSIPNFGGKPDPEPSGPAGPVVGIPNQELVKQLLEQMGLKYAVDEEDDLLAPWEEFRTYFMFRGEGPQHVFAVRTFYEREYSVDEKPQLLEVIDEWNHLTLWPKVYTNTDDEGSVRLIGEAQALIGMGVSLEHFTATTVSWVQAAIEFNKWLEERLGLEGPDEGTPSED, encoded by the coding sequence GTGAGCATCGACCCGTCCTCGATTCCGAACTTCGGGGGCAAGCCCGACCCCGAACCGTCCGGCCCCGCCGGCCCGGTCGTGGGCATCCCCAACCAGGAGCTGGTCAAGCAGCTTCTGGAGCAGATGGGCCTGAAGTACGCGGTCGACGAGGAAGACGACCTCCTCGCCCCCTGGGAGGAGTTCCGCACGTACTTCATGTTCCGCGGCGAGGGCCCCCAGCACGTCTTCGCGGTGCGCACGTTCTACGAGCGCGAGTACTCCGTCGACGAGAAGCCCCAGCTGCTGGAGGTCATCGACGAGTGGAACCACCTGACGCTGTGGCCGAAGGTGTACACCAACACCGACGACGAGGGGTCCGTCCGCCTCATCGGCGAGGCCCAGGCCCTCATCGGCATGGGCGTCAGCCTTGAGCACTTCACGGCCACGACCGTGAGCTGGGTCCAGGCGGCCATCGAGTTCAACAAGTGGCTCGAAGAGCGGCTGGGCCTGGAGGGCCCTGACGAGGGCACGCCCTCCGAGGACTGA
- a CDS encoding GNAT family N-acetyltransferase produces the protein MASVLSGVLAPKRFKGNGLLLRPLCEADASALDESMLDPGVLRWGVGRAVATAPADERARIWLTSRLNGWSVGTAAFALTDPREGTLLGYLGLRDVHRVPDQAVAGYWVAPSARGRGVAARALDAASTWAFTPEDEGGLGLHRISLDHALVNPASCRTALRAGFAEEGVMRESFVEPDGTRHDSHLHARLATDPRPDLG, from the coding sequence ATGGCTTCTGTTCTGAGCGGCGTGCTGGCGCCCAAGAGGTTCAAGGGGAACGGACTGCTGCTGCGGCCGCTTTGCGAGGCGGACGCGTCCGCGCTGGACGAGTCCATGCTCGACCCGGGCGTGCTGCGCTGGGGGGTGGGCCGCGCGGTCGCCACGGCCCCGGCCGACGAGCGGGCCCGGATCTGGCTGACCTCCCGGCTCAACGGCTGGAGCGTCGGCACCGCCGCCTTCGCGCTGACCGACCCGCGCGAGGGCACCCTCCTCGGCTACCTCGGCCTGCGCGACGTCCACCGCGTCCCGGACCAGGCGGTGGCCGGCTACTGGGTCGCGCCGTCCGCCCGAGGCCGGGGCGTCGCGGCCCGCGCCCTGGACGCGGCCAGCACCTGGGCGTTCACCCCGGAGGACGAGGGCGGCCTCGGCCTGCACCGGATCTCCCTCGACCACGCCCTGGTCAACCCGGCCTCCTGCCGCACCGCCCTGCGCGCCGGCTTCGCCGAGGAGGGCGTGATGCGCGAGTCCTTCGTCGAGCCCGACGGCACCCGCCACGACAGTCACCTCCACGCCCGCCTGGCCACGGACCCCCGCCCCGACCTGGGCTGA